In Ostrea edulis chromosome 4, xbOstEdul1.1, whole genome shotgun sequence, a single window of DNA contains:
- the LOC130054209 gene encoding uncharacterized protein LOC130054209 — MDGRQYRCCLCNKKTTPDERRPVGLFLSTLRKHFSLDVEETDRICNKCRHKCRNIKESNTRQPMLLRPATEDEKKDPTFQSPKQKRTKSPFSSPPTIPLSIPSSSQSHGYCFVCKKPGPKLVTVSHHVRMFVFIQKEIIIPTGARCCIRHLDSEKMNDEALHQIRTNDNTTLNKTSIIDLIKYLRDKAFEQQSRLDFDDDCRMSDEDYRVLTGFSLLEFHDIVSSVASINSSRNRSKRTCIGILLMKLRSALSNKMLAVLFQMTKSQVRRAIVSARTALIRDFVPYNLGFQHITREEVIENHTRQLARDLLSDDITSNPAILVLDGTYVYIQKSSNFAFARRSYSMHKHRPLIKPMMVVTTSGYIVSVLGPYLADSKNNDANILKHMICHNAEELRNWLQEDDVFVVDRGFRDAQDVLEDLGIRMEMPAFMTRGDKQLPTLDSNKSRVVTKVRWIVEAANGRIKQWQFLAKTLPNSQIPFIGDYVRIVAALCNKYRPPLSVSSEEDQEIAAKMVYLSQRLNTLQERVENEGLDRRGFNWTKVDSENVTPEFPKYNDTELRQLTLGVYQLRMAKSYTHEHMDVDGGFEILISDEIEGMVCAKIQSRHISAKQYKCWITYTEGDIDGWYCKCKAGTRVVGMCGHITSVIWYLSFGRHQESLKGVRNWKTSLEDASDIHDVIDGSDSDGNDNDVEE; from the exons ATGGATGGAAGGCAATATAGATGTTGTTTATGTAACAAGAAGACCACTCCAGACGAACGACGTCCCGTTGGTTTGTTTCTGTCCACATTAAGGAAACACTTTTCTTTAGATGTGGAAGAAACAGACCGTATTTGCAACAAATGTCGACATAAGTGTCGGAATATAAAGGAGTCCAATACAAGACAACCCATGCTTCTTAGACCAGCCACCGAAGACGAAAAAAAAGACCCCACATTTCAGTCTCCAAAACAGAAGCGCACAAAGTCTCCATTTTCAAGTCCTCCGACTATTCCCTTGTCTATCCCATCATCATCGCAGAGCCATGGCTACTGCTTTGTTTGCAAGAAACCAGGACCGAAGCTTGTCACAGTTTCACATCATGTTCGGATGTTTGTGTTTATCCAGAAAGAAATCATCATTCCAACTGGAGCAAGATGCTGCATACGACACCTAGACAGCGAGAAAATGAATGATGAAGCTTTACACCAAATCAGGACCAATGACAACACAACACTGAACAAAACATCCATCATTGATCTCATTAAG TACCTGCGTGATAAAGCATTTGAACAACAATCCAGGCTTGACTTTGATGATGATTGCAGAATGAGTGATGAAGACTATAGGGTACTGACAGGGTTTTCTCTTCTTGAATTCCATGACATTGTCTCATCAGTTGCCAGTATCAACTCATCTAGAAATCGGAGCAAGAGGACCTGCATAGGCATCCTGTTAATGAAGCTTCGATCAGCGCTTTCCAACAAAATGCTGGCTGTTCTATTTCAGATGACCAAATCTCAA GTACGACGGGCTATTGTATCTGCTAGGACAGCTCTTATAAGAGACTTCGTTCCATACAACCTGGGATTTCAACACATTACACGTGAGGAAGTCATTGAAAACCACACCCGTCAACTGGCAAGAGATCTTCTGAGTGATGACATCACCTCAAACCCTGCGATCTTAGTATTGGATGGAACGTACGTTTACATTCAAAAAAGTTCCAATTTCGCATTTGCGCGGCGGTCCTACAGTATGCATAAGCACCGACCCCTTATTAAACCAATGATGGTTGTTACTACAAGTGGATACATCGTATCGGTCCTTGGACCCTATCTTGCCGACTCCAAAAATAATGATGCTAACATCCTGAAACACATGATTTGCCATAATGCTGAAGAACTTCGGAACTGGTTGCAAGAAGACGATGTGTTTGTTGTTGATCGCGGATTTAGGGATGCTCAGGATGTTCTGGAAGATCTTGGAATAAGGATGGAGATGCCAGCATTCATGACACGAGGAGACAAACAGCTGCCCACGCTTGATTCTAACAAGTCAAGAGTTGTGACAAAG GTCAGGTGGATTGTTGAAGCAGCTAATGGGCGCATTAAGCAGTGGCAGTTTTTGGCGAAAACCTTGCCAAACTCGCAAATTCCATTCATCGGTGATTATGTGAGAATTGTAGCAGCTCTTTGCAATAAGTATAGACCACCACTTAGCGTGTCATCAGAGGAGGACCAAGAAATTGCAGCGAAAATGGTTTACCTTTCACAGAGATTAAATACATTGCAg GAACGTGTGGAAAATGAAGGGCTTGACAGACGAGGGTTTAATTGGACAAAAGTGGATTCAGAGAATGTTACTCCAGAATTTCCAAAGTACAACGACACTGAATTGCGTCAGCTAACTCTGGGAGTGTACCAACTTCGCATGGCTAAGTCCTACACTCATGAGCACATGGACGTAGACGGTGGATTTGAAATCCTTATAAGTGACGAAATTGAAGGAATGGTGTGCGCCAAGATCCAAAGTCGCCATATATCAGCTAAACAGTACAAATGTTGGATCACTTACACCGAGGGAGATATTGATGGTTGGTATTGCAAATGCAAAGCTGGCACAAGAGTTGTAGGAATGTGCGGCCATATCACCAGCGTTATATGGTATTTATCTTTTGGACGGCATCAGGAGTCACTGAAGGGGGTAAGGAATTGGAAAACATCACTTGAAGACGCATCGGACATCCATGACGTCATTGACGGTTCAGACAGTGATGGAAATGACAATGATGTGGAAGAGTGA